In the Scyliorhinus torazame isolate Kashiwa2021f chromosome 22, sScyTor2.1, whole genome shotgun sequence genome, one interval contains:
- the LOC140398906 gene encoding H-2 class II histocompatibility antigen, A-D beta chain-like has protein sequence MLLFHRWVFTAVAATVISILDTVDGSSDIHLLHVQCDCFYHKNNTLSTIQLRYGYDGATVMYYDMATLKYVAVQSFTQADVNRRNSNPDYIVTVPRRIESVCDEIKLTAESSKLTLDGKAPIPSRVFLQEKTGQVNLVCLVKDFFPRDIKMSWLRDGAVIGNGPETTNIVPQRDGTFQARSLLLMNGDVDGSYSCQVEHEALTKKVVLKFEHDSITKNEALIIIGAVLGLLGISFAVVTGILYYCNLNRSDQLNLNTTAKFTKRPGPCGRNPCSSSVRSSSSENSNSSNISCSSADDLTKTHA, from the exons ATATACATCTGCTTCATGTGCAGTGTGATTGCTTCTACCATAAGAATAATACGCTGTCCACCATTCAATTGCGTTACGGCTATGATGGTGCAACAGTTATGTATTATGACATGGCCACTCTGAAGTATGTTGCAGTACAGTCGTTCACACAAGCTGACGTGAACAGGCGGAATTCCAATCCGGATTATATCGTGACTGTCCCTCGTCGCATCGAGAGCGTCTGCGATGAGATTAAGCTAACGGCTGAATCGAGCAAACTCACCCTGGATGGAAAAG ctcctatacccagcagagtcttTCTTCAGGAGAAAACTGGCCAGGTGAATTTGGTATGTTTGGTGAAGGACTTCTTCCCGAGGGACATTAAAATGAGCTGGCTGAGAGACGGAGCGGTCATTGGCAACGGACCTGAGACAACGAACATTGTACCACAAAGGGATGGGACCTTTCAAGCGAGAAGTCTCCTCTTAATGAATGGAGATGTGGATGGTTCCTACTCCTGTCAAGTGGAACATGAGGCCCTCACAAAGAAAGTTGTGCTAAAATTTG AACACGACAGCATCACAAAAAATGAAGCTTTGATCATCATCGGAGCAGTGCTGGGACTACTAGGAATCAGCTTTGCTGTGGTGACTGGAATTCTGTATTACTGCAACTTAAATC GTTCTGACCAGCTCAACTTGAACACAACAG CTAAGTTCACTAAGCGGCCAGGACCATGTGGAAGGAATCCATGCAGTTCCAGTGTGCGATCCAGTAGCTCAGAAAACTCCAATTCCTCCAACATCAGCTGCTCTTCAG CTGATGATTTGACTAAAACCCACGCCTAA